One segment of Radiobacillus kanasensis DNA contains the following:
- the fliS gene encoding flagellar export chaperone FliS, whose product MQNRYQAYQNNSVTTASPGELTLMLYNGCLKFMKQAKSGIEEENYELKNTNIQRAQAIIQELMITLDQDTPIAKEMMPLYDFINRQLMEANIKNELSLLVEVEELVTQFRDTWKEVIKINRQKLYGQGVSF is encoded by the coding sequence ATGCAGAATCGATACCAAGCATACCAAAACAATTCCGTAACTACAGCATCACCTGGTGAACTAACCCTAATGCTGTATAACGGATGCTTAAAGTTTATGAAACAAGCAAAGAGTGGTATAGAAGAAGAAAATTACGAACTAAAGAATACAAATATACAAAGGGCACAAGCAATTATCCAAGAACTTATGATTACCTTAGATCAAGATACACCAATCGCGAAAGAAATGATGCCACTATATGATTTTATTAACCGTCAGCTCATGGAAGCTAATATTAAGAATGAGCTTTCACTTCTTGTTGAGGTGGAAGAACTTGTTACACAATTCCGTGACACATGGAAGGAAGTCATTAAAATCAATCGTCAAAAGTTATATGGGCAAGGTGTTAGTTTCTAA
- a CDS encoding flagellar hook-associated protein 2 yields the protein MVESINTNRITGLASGMDTEKIVKDLMRAERMPLDKMMQDKTWMTWQRDAYRDMNKALYDLDQKILNMKLSSTYNSKSTTSTNSSAVTATATASSANGTYNIKVEQLASAAMNYSQSAISGGTTKIDPDAALKNQTFANGTIADGTNSFDFYTYNKDGVRQDHTVTFTGDNTLNEVLNMIYEESGGGVRAFYDSEQDKVILERTETGDFNKTTEFLGAEIGFDGQTNSAFLTDVLQIKNGEQVLNESTGVQEWQKVEQGGTNAIFTYNNGYSVETTNNSYTLNGVTFNFTDTTPNSSATITVNNDVDAAVEKIVGFVDQYNKLLEKVNDSLQEDRYRDYKPLTDAQKEGMSDKEIELWEERAKSGLLKGDSILSAGVFDMRQNWYSQINNSGNYSHLSEIGIETSSDYTEGGKLIISEDKLRKALQEDPESVHKIFSNDVNGSGRGIINRLEDSIETTMTKIEERAGKSGSVLQNYTFGKRLDDLNDRISSFEDRLVQIENRYWRQFTEMEKAIQQMNQQSMYLMNQFG from the coding sequence ATGGTAGAGAGTATAAATACGAATAGAATTACTGGACTAGCTTCAGGTATGGATACAGAAAAAATAGTGAAAGATCTCATGAGGGCAGAACGAATGCCTCTAGATAAGATGATGCAGGATAAGACATGGATGACATGGCAAAGAGATGCATATCGTGATATGAACAAAGCACTTTATGACTTAGATCAAAAAATCCTGAATATGAAACTGTCTAGTACCTATAACTCCAAATCTACAACGTCTACAAATTCTAGTGCAGTAACGGCAACTGCAACAGCAAGTTCAGCTAATGGAACCTATAATATAAAAGTTGAACAGCTAGCTTCCGCAGCGATGAACTATAGTCAATCCGCAATATCCGGAGGAACTACCAAAATCGATCCGGACGCTGCTTTAAAAAATCAAACTTTCGCAAATGGTACAATTGCGGATGGAACAAATTCTTTTGACTTTTATACCTATAATAAAGACGGTGTAAGACAGGATCACACCGTTACATTTACGGGAGATAATACGTTAAATGAAGTTCTAAATATGATCTATGAAGAATCTGGAGGAGGAGTTCGTGCCTTCTACGACAGTGAACAAGATAAAGTAATTCTAGAAAGAACGGAAACCGGAGATTTCAACAAAACCACAGAATTTTTAGGAGCAGAAATTGGTTTTGATGGTCAAACAAACTCAGCATTTTTAACCGATGTCTTACAGATTAAAAACGGTGAACAAGTGTTAAACGAAAGCACAGGAGTGCAAGAGTGGCAAAAAGTTGAACAAGGCGGTACAAACGCAATTTTCACCTATAATAATGGATACAGTGTCGAAACAACAAACAATTCTTACACTTTAAACGGAGTTACTTTTAACTTTACAGACACTACTCCAAATAGCTCTGCAACGATTACGGTTAACAATGATGTAGATGCAGCGGTTGAAAAAATAGTTGGATTTGTAGATCAATATAATAAGTTGCTTGAGAAAGTAAATGATAGTTTGCAGGAAGATCGTTATAGAGATTACAAACCATTAACGGATGCGCAAAAGGAAGGTATGTCTGATAAAGAGATAGAATTGTGGGAGGAGCGAGCTAAAAGTGGGCTCCTTAAAGGAGATAGTATTTTATCCGCCGGTGTTTTTGATATGCGTCAAAACTGGTATTCCCAAATAAACAATTCCGGTAACTACAGTCATTTATCTGAAATTGGTATTGAAACATCATCAGACTACACAGAAGGTGGAAAACTAATCATATCGGAGGACAAGCTCCGTAAAGCGTTACAAGAAGATCCTGAATCTGTCCATAAGATTTTTTCGAACGATGTTAATGGATCAGGAAGAGGAATTATTAATCGTTTGGAAGATTCTATTGAGACAACGATGACTAAAATCGAAGAAAGAGCAGGAAAAAGCGGTTCTGTCCTTCAAAACTATACATTTGGTAAAAGATTGGATGACTTGAATGATCGGATAAGTTCTTTCGAAGATCGTTTAGTTCAAATCGAAAATCGATACTGGCGCCAATTTACAGAGATGGAAAAAGCCATTCAACAAATGAATCAGCAATCTATGTATCTCATGAATCAGTTTGGATAA
- the flaG gene encoding flagellar protein FlaG, with amino-acid sequence MKIGEIVSNSQFIQKSKINNLHESESSLKIDLSKNTHENVETVAHVKREIDEEQLKAVIKGMNDFLEPTRTALKFEYHEKLKEYYVTIVNPESNEVIKEIPAKKLLDAYASMAELMGFIVDETV; translated from the coding sequence ATGAAGATTGGAGAAATAGTTTCAAATTCTCAATTTATTCAAAAGTCCAAAATTAATAATTTGCATGAGAGTGAATCTTCCTTAAAGATAGACTTATCTAAAAACACTCATGAAAATGTTGAAACTGTAGCACATGTCAAAAGGGAAATTGATGAAGAGCAACTTAAAGCAGTTATAAAAGGTATGAATGATTTCCTAGAGCCTACTCGTACAGCCCTTAAGTTCGAATATCATGAAAAACTGAAAGAATACTATGTTACTATAGTCAATCCAGAATCCAATGAAGTTATTAAAGAAATACCGGCTAAGAAGCTATTAGATGCATATGCTTCAATGGCAGAGCTAATGGGTTTTATCGTAGATGAAACAGTATAG
- a CDS encoding motility associated factor glycosyltransferase family protein, which produces MNPYLEQNLNALEKNPNHIISPIKSENQQYIVDKINDLTIISSGSDSVIESKNSVPQNLDVNFKHRGIYFIIGMQDIRAIEEIYNNAPSGSSIVVIEPNSEVFFGMIQNYNFEDLFAKDNFYLLVTDYDVTPEFISELLLKKGLITKISNIQFFINKYIQTFERKEVLNLQKQIIEKVRVNLFMIGNSTEDTMIGLLQNLLNLKSLTQTTSIKRFQNSYEGIPAIIVSAGPSLQKNLKYLKTLNRESVLIFSVDTVFKKLLKEGIIPDAVFAVERGKIVYDYFFKDVDIPDETIFVGPPVVHPSIIKKFKNDRLLLPLKYNEKVNEWMNHLISNRNDFIPMGTSVAHLAFSFARYIGCDPIIFIGQDLAYGEDGNSHSKGTVYDNIEPDKKNEDDMYVEGYFGEEVKTSRIWKNFTMWFEEEFYRTRQKVINSTEGGAKINHCEQLPFKAAIKQYATKTCPPLYKFLQDNYHPIHNNLNEIGDLIKTEVRIVQEFKYLLNSMLQSMDGQVKKQSFDKKSFQILTDFDLKYKKALDSCGFLSIFLQTHISIASFEFNKLTYEFSKENFLKTVEIQKKLFTYSKDISDLVIVELEKFLNTTLNK; this is translated from the coding sequence ATGAATCCATATCTAGAACAAAATTTAAATGCATTAGAGAAAAACCCTAATCATATTATTTCCCCTATTAAATCAGAAAATCAGCAGTATATAGTAGACAAAATTAATGATTTAACAATTATTTCTTCAGGTTCCGATTCAGTTATCGAATCAAAAAACTCCGTTCCTCAAAATTTAGATGTGAATTTTAAACACCGAGGGATATATTTTATTATCGGTATGCAAGATATCCGCGCGATAGAAGAAATCTATAATAATGCTCCCTCAGGCTCCTCTATTGTAGTAATTGAACCTAATTCCGAAGTGTTTTTCGGTATGATCCAGAATTATAATTTTGAAGATTTATTTGCTAAGGATAATTTTTATTTACTAGTAACTGATTATGATGTAACACCAGAATTTATAAGCGAGCTTCTATTAAAAAAGGGTTTAATAACAAAAATATCAAATATTCAATTTTTTATTAATAAATATATTCAGACATTTGAAAGAAAAGAAGTACTAAATTTGCAAAAACAAATTATAGAGAAAGTTAGAGTTAACTTATTTATGATAGGGAACTCCACTGAAGATACAATGATTGGTTTACTTCAAAATTTATTGAATTTAAAAAGTTTGACTCAAACAACTTCTATCAAAAGATTTCAAAACTCTTATGAAGGAATTCCAGCCATCATTGTATCTGCTGGTCCTTCATTGCAAAAAAATTTAAAATATCTTAAAACATTGAATCGTGAAAGTGTGCTGATTTTCTCTGTAGATACGGTGTTTAAAAAACTATTGAAAGAAGGCATTATCCCTGATGCTGTTTTTGCAGTAGAGAGAGGGAAAATCGTCTATGATTACTTTTTTAAAGACGTTGATATCCCTGATGAAACAATTTTTGTTGGTCCACCAGTAGTCCATCCTAGTATAATAAAAAAATTTAAGAACGATAGACTTTTGTTACCATTAAAATATAATGAGAAAGTCAATGAATGGATGAACCATCTTATATCCAATCGAAATGACTTTATTCCTATGGGAACATCAGTTGCACATTTGGCATTTTCTTTTGCCAGGTATATTGGGTGTGATCCAATAATCTTTATAGGTCAAGATTTAGCATATGGTGAGGATGGTAATAGTCATTCGAAAGGAACGGTTTATGACAATATTGAACCGGACAAAAAGAATGAAGACGATATGTATGTTGAGGGATACTTTGGTGAAGAGGTAAAGACAAGTCGTATATGGAAGAATTTTACGATGTGGTTTGAAGAGGAGTTTTACAGGACTAGGCAGAAAGTTATTAATTCTACAGAAGGTGGAGCGAAGATTAATCATTGTGAACAATTGCCGTTTAAGGCAGCAATAAAACAATATGCAACTAAAACGTGTCCCCCTCTATATAAATTTTTACAAGATAATTATCATCCAATTCATAATAATCTAAATGAAATAGGCGATTTAATAAAAACGGAAGTAAGAATAGTTCAAGAATTTAAATATTTGTTGAACTCTATGCTTCAATCTATGGACGGACAAGTTAAAAAGCAATCATTTGATAAAAAATCGTTTCAAATTCTTACAGATTTTGATTTGAAATATAAAAAAGCGTTGGATTCGTGTGGTTTTTTAAGTATTTTTTTACAAACCCATATTTCAATAGCTTCTTTTGAATTCAATAAATTAACATATGAATTCTCAAAGGAAAATTTCTTAAAAACAGTTGAAATTCAGAAAAAGTTATTTACTTATTCGAAAGATATTTCGGATTTGGTAATAGTGGAGTTAGAAAAATTCTTAAATACCACTTTAAATAAATAG
- a CDS encoding flagellin N-terminal helical domain-containing protein — translation MRINHNIAALNTYRQLNSATNAQSKSMEKLSSGLRINRAGDDAAGLAISEKMRGQIRGLEQAERNAQDGISLIQTAEGALNETHSILQRMRELAVQSSNDTNTNSDRAEIQKEIDQLGSEIDRIANTTEFNTQRLLDGNASKAGTTDATAEILSQSSDKFSVAASTVTNTGVTGSGAYYIEIGSETTTAGTYNVTVTDSTGAVNTAVTSVSITASAGGSFTLDGVKINLAAGTETGDSAGVKIKDDVTLADDNSLSLQIGSNTAQTMGVDIRDMSASALQVSGIKVDSQGAAEASITAIESALREVSTERSKLGSFQNRLEHTINNLGTSAENLTASESRIRDVDMAKEMMNQTKNSILAQAAQAMLAQANQQPQGVLQLLR, via the coding sequence ATGAGAATCAATCACAACATCGCGGCACTTAACACGTACCGCCAATTAAACAGTGCTACTAATGCTCAATCAAAATCAATGGAGAAGCTGTCTTCCGGATTACGTATTAACCGTGCTGGGGACGATGCAGCTGGTCTAGCAATCTCTGAAAAAATGCGTGGTCAAATCCGCGGATTAGAACAAGCAGAACGTAATGCTCAAGATGGTATCTCTTTAATTCAAACTGCTGAGGGTGCACTTAACGAAACACATTCTATTCTTCAACGTATGCGTGAACTTGCTGTTCAATCCTCAAACGATACGAACACAAATAGTGATCGTGCGGAAATTCAAAAAGAAATTGATCAATTAGGCTCAGAAATCGATAGAATTGCTAATACAACTGAATTTAACACACAACGTTTACTTGATGGAAATGCTTCTAAAGCAGGCACAACAGATGCAACTGCTGAGATTTTATCACAAAGCAGTGATAAGTTTAGTGTAGCTGCTTCTACAGTAACAAATACTGGTGTTACTGGAAGTGGAGCATATTATATTGAGATTGGTTCGGAAACTACAACTGCTGGAACCTATAATGTAACAGTTACTGACTCTACTGGAGCAGTAAATACTGCGGTAACTTCTGTAAGTATAACAGCATCAGCTGGAGGATCTTTTACTTTAGATGGAGTGAAAATTAATTTAGCTGCTGGTACTGAAACAGGAGATTCTGCCGGTGTGAAAATAAAAGATGATGTAACTTTAGCAGATGATAATTCACTATCTTTACAGATTGGTTCAAACACTGCTCAAACTATGGGTGTGGATATTCGTGATATGAGTGCGTCTGCACTTCAAGTTAGTGGAATTAAGGTGGATAGTCAAGGAGCTGCAGAAGCTTCGATTACTGCTATCGAATCTGCACTTCGTGAAGTTTCTACCGAGCGCTCAAAGCTTGGATCATTCCAGAATCGCTTAGAGCATACTATTAACAATTTAGGTACATCCGCTGAGAATTTGACTGCATCTGAATCTAGAATAAGAGATGTAGACATGGCTAAGGAAATGATGAATCAAACTAAAAATTCAATTCTTGCACAAGCAGCTCAAGCTATGTTGGCACAAGCTAACCAACAGCCTCAGGGTGTCCTACAACTTCTAAGATAA
- the csrA gene encoding carbon storage regulator CsrA produces MLVLTRKLHQSIKIGEDIEIKVVGIDGEQVKLGISAPKHVDIHRMEIYLDIQEQNSVAADASTDLINLLKNNLKKG; encoded by the coding sequence ATGCTAGTACTTACAAGAAAGCTACATCAGTCCATTAAGATTGGTGAAGATATCGAAATTAAGGTTGTTGGAATTGATGGTGAGCAAGTAAAGTTAGGAATATCAGCTCCAAAGCATGTTGATATTCACAGAATGGAAATCTACCTAGATATACAAGAACAAAATAGTGTAGCTGCCGATGCTTCTACTGATTTAATAAATTTATTAAAAAATAATCTTAAAAAAGGTTAA
- the fliW gene encoding flagellar assembly protein FliW, which produces MKIITKFFGEITIKEEDILTFPHGLPGFSEEKAFVLLPIENNPIFQVLQSTKGLNPAFIVVNPYHFKKDYEFVLDSGTVELLQIKTEKDVEVIAIASLKELFEESTVNLQAPIVVNQKEKLAKQFITNSSEYSTKETIFTKKTLQVKED; this is translated from the coding sequence ATGAAAATTATTACGAAGTTTTTCGGTGAAATAACTATCAAAGAAGAAGATATTCTCACGTTTCCACATGGGCTTCCTGGGTTTTCTGAAGAAAAAGCGTTTGTATTATTACCTATAGAAAATAATCCTATTTTTCAAGTACTTCAATCAACAAAAGGGCTTAATCCAGCCTTTATTGTTGTAAACCCGTACCATTTTAAAAAGGATTATGAATTTGTGCTTGATTCAGGAACGGTTGAGCTTCTTCAAATTAAAACTGAAAAGGATGTCGAGGTTATTGCAATTGCTTCCTTAAAAGAATTGTTCGAGGAAAGCACAGTTAATTTACAAGCTCCTATTGTTGTAAATCAAAAAGAAAAATTAGCGAAGCAGTTTATTACGAATAGTAGTGAATACTCAACAAAAGAGACGATTTTCACAAAAAAAACCCTCCAGGTAAAGGAGGATTGA
- a CDS encoding DUF6470 family protein → MELPQIRLQSQIAKIQINRTNGQMSIKQPKAIQSIEQPKAQLQINTSPSKLNIDQSQAWADMDLKPISRRIEEAAQLGREALLEGITRRARQGNELMKIEHGGNPISRQAKENSEDSPKQFNIGWIPSAGSVKIDYEPAKVDITVIPRKPIIDIQPQKPLLNYQPGDIDVGMKQWNYLKIDFVNLFKNEA, encoded by the coding sequence ATGGAATTACCTCAAATTCGGTTGCAATCACAAATAGCAAAAATTCAAATAAATAGAACAAATGGTCAAATGTCCATTAAGCAACCTAAAGCAATTCAATCAATTGAACAACCAAAGGCCCAGTTGCAAATAAACACTTCTCCATCCAAATTAAACATTGATCAGTCGCAAGCGTGGGCAGATATGGATTTAAAGCCAATTTCCAGAAGAATTGAGGAGGCCGCTCAACTTGGGCGCGAGGCCCTGTTGGAGGGTATAACAAGACGAGCGCGACAGGGGAATGAATTAATGAAGATTGAACACGGTGGAAACCCAATTTCCCGTCAAGCAAAAGAAAACAGTGAAGACTCACCTAAGCAGTTTAATATTGGTTGGATTCCTTCAGCGGGTTCTGTAAAGATTGATTATGAACCTGCAAAAGTGGACATTACTGTAATACCAAGGAAACCGATTATTGACATACAACCACAGAAACCACTGTTAAACTACCAACCAGGTGATATAGATGTTGGGATGAAGCAATGGAACTACCTGAAAATTGATTTTGTAAATTTGTTTAAAAATGAAGCATAA
- the flgL gene encoding flagellar hook-associated protein FlgL, with protein MRVTQGMLSNNMLRNLSQSYDNLGKYMDQLSTGKKVNRPSDDPVVAMKGMNYRTQVTEVEQYQRNSSEVHNWMDNSDSALDKATQALQRLRELAVQASNGAYEESQRENIAAEVDQLKKHLVEIANTKVNNKFIFNGTATTGTDDGAGNLVEPVTLDPNGTVVTVSTNTDPVLIEVANGVKLGANVDPNTVFSSDLFADIEAFSDALKTNSQDLIGQSIENMDTHIEGVVNARADLGARMNRLDLIEDRLSSQLISATQMMSDNEDADMEKVIMDLTTQESIHRAALGAGARVIQPSLLDFLR; from the coding sequence ATGCGTGTAACACAAGGAATGCTAAGTAATAATATGTTAAGAAATTTAAGTCAGAGTTACGACAATCTCGGTAAATATATGGATCAGCTGTCAACTGGAAAGAAAGTGAACAGGCCTTCTGATGATCCAGTTGTAGCAATGAAGGGAATGAATTATCGCACTCAAGTTACAGAGGTTGAACAATATCAACGTAACTCGAGTGAGGTTCATAATTGGATGGATAACTCAGATTCAGCATTAGACAAGGCTACTCAAGCTCTGCAGAGATTGAGGGAACTTGCGGTTCAGGCTAGTAATGGTGCTTATGAGGAGTCTCAACGTGAAAATATTGCCGCTGAAGTAGATCAGTTGAAGAAACACTTAGTAGAGATTGCAAATACGAAAGTTAATAACAAATTTATTTTTAATGGTACTGCAACTACTGGAACGGATGATGGGGCGGGTAATCTTGTTGAACCAGTCACTTTAGATCCTAATGGCACAGTAGTTACTGTATCCACCAATACCGACCCAGTTTTAATTGAAGTAGCAAATGGGGTTAAATTAGGAGCAAATGTGGATCCAAACACTGTTTTTAGTAGTGATCTTTTTGCTGATATCGAAGCTTTTTCGGATGCACTAAAGACCAATAGTCAAGATTTAATTGGACAATCCATAGAGAACATGGACACTCATATTGAAGGAGTAGTTAATGCGCGAGCTGACTTAGGTGCACGTATGAATAGATTAGATTTAATTGAAGACCGTCTTTCCAGTCAACTTATTTCTGCAACCCAAATGATGTCAGATAATGAAGATGCTGATATGGAGAAAGTCATCATGGATCTTACGACACAGGAAAGTATTCATCGTGCAGCACTAGGTGCTGGAGCGAGAGTTATCCAGCCCAGTTTACTTGATTTTCTAAGATAA
- the flgK gene encoding flagellar hook-associated protein FlgK: MTSTFHGLEVAKRALFAQQAALYTTSHNIANANTDGYTRQRVNFDQVSTLSGSRSNALFESQIGSGVEAGSIERVRDKFLDLQYRGETSKLGYYGSLASSFQQMEEIMNEPSDTGLSKSMDKFWQALQDLSVNPEDSGARSVVVERGIAVAETFNYLSTSLSAVRTDLENEIDVTQKELNSILNQINNVNQQISEIEPHGYLPNDLYDERDRLIDQLSNIVNVKVSYDASGGQPNPMAGGLATIELVNESGDSFDPPVTLVDGPTKQVNEVTVNIDDTLGKRAVSSITVGTSTFTGADFTSTGKMQALVEAYGYQDAGTVKGEFPQMLDALDELAFNFANEFNAAHRGGFDLEGNPGTDFFTVNATQAGAATSLDVLTTIKNDEDLVAASSDGTSGDGQNALALGSKIQDPVASLGENTSVKSYYASVIGKMAVDSQEAIRMESNAGVLQQQVLERRQSVSAVSLDEEMTNMITFQHAYNAAARSLTAVDEMLDRIINNMGIVGR; encoded by the coding sequence ATGACATCTACATTTCACGGATTAGAGGTTGCTAAGCGTGCGTTATTCGCCCAACAAGCAGCACTTTATACGACAAGCCACAACATTGCCAATGCGAATACAGATGGATACACAAGACAACGTGTTAATTTCGACCAAGTATCGACGTTATCCGGTTCTCGTTCTAATGCATTATTTGAAAGTCAAATCGGAAGTGGTGTCGAGGCAGGATCGATTGAGCGAGTGCGTGATAAATTTCTTGATCTTCAGTATCGAGGGGAAACTAGTAAACTAGGATACTACGGATCACTTGCTAGTTCTTTTCAACAAATGGAAGAAATCATGAACGAGCCTTCAGATACAGGATTGTCCAAGTCGATGGATAAGTTTTGGCAAGCCTTGCAGGATTTATCTGTAAACCCTGAAGATTCAGGAGCACGATCTGTAGTAGTAGAACGCGGTATCGCGGTTGCTGAGACATTCAATTATTTATCAACATCCTTAAGTGCCGTTCGTACAGATTTAGAAAACGAAATAGATGTGACTCAAAAAGAGTTAAATTCTATTCTTAATCAGATAAACAATGTGAATCAACAAATTAGTGAGATTGAGCCACACGGTTATCTTCCCAACGATTTATACGATGAAAGAGATCGTCTCATTGATCAATTATCCAATATCGTCAACGTAAAAGTTTCTTATGACGCGAGTGGTGGTCAGCCAAACCCAATGGCGGGTGGCTTAGCTACTATTGAACTTGTCAACGAATCTGGAGATTCATTTGATCCACCTGTAACCTTAGTCGATGGTCCAACTAAACAAGTAAACGAGGTTACGGTTAACATCGATGATACGCTAGGTAAAAGAGCGGTTAGCAGTATAACTGTCGGTACTAGCACGTTTACTGGTGCGGATTTCACTTCAACTGGAAAAATGCAAGCTCTTGTTGAGGCATATGGCTACCAAGACGCAGGAACTGTGAAAGGTGAGTTTCCTCAAATGCTAGATGCGCTCGATGAACTGGCATTTAACTTTGCGAATGAATTTAACGCTGCTCATCGAGGCGGATTTGACCTAGAAGGAAACCCGGGTACAGATTTCTTTACAGTTAATGCTACACAAGCTGGTGCCGCGACTAGTCTAGATGTGCTAACAACTATAAAAAACGATGAAGATCTCGTAGCTGCAAGTAGTGATGGAACTAGTGGTGACGGACAAAATGCTTTAGCTTTAGGAAGTAAAATTCAAGATCCGGTTGCATCACTTGGGGAAAATACTTCAGTAAAGAGCTATTACGCATCTGTAATTGGCAAGATGGCAGTTGATTCACAGGAAGCCATTCGAATGGAAAGCAATGCGGGAGTTCTTCAACAGCAAGTACTAGAAAGAAGACAATCGGTAAGTGCGGTTTCTTTAGATGAAGAAATGACGAATATGATTACATTCCAGCATGCTTATAATGCAGCAGCAAGGAGCTTGACTGCTGTCGATGAAATGTTAGATCGAATTATTAACAATATGGGGATAGTAGGAAGGTAG
- a CDS encoding flagellar protein FlgN → MTVQAIIESLSKLKQLHESLLSVSLQKTDAVKDGKTKALQSLLIQERKHVQAIEQVEAKRVSQTEAWAKKQGFPAEDVTVSFVMEHLEEGSEKEQMEQVTFVLASVLVKLKQQEHLNQDLIQQSLQFINLTLDMVQPTVKNINYGNNANKQPEQTARRSAFDSKA, encoded by the coding sequence ATGACTGTCCAAGCCATTATTGAGTCCTTATCAAAACTAAAACAATTACATGAAAGCTTGCTATCTGTTTCTCTTCAAAAAACCGATGCGGTAAAGGATGGGAAAACAAAAGCACTTCAAAGCTTACTAATACAGGAAAGAAAGCATGTTCAAGCTATTGAACAGGTTGAGGCTAAGAGAGTTAGCCAAACCGAAGCTTGGGCTAAAAAACAAGGCTTTCCAGCAGAAGATGTGACTGTTTCATTTGTCATGGAGCACTTAGAAGAAGGCTCCGAAAAGGAACAAATGGAACAAGTCACCTTTGTGTTGGCCAGCGTATTAGTAAAGCTAAAGCAACAAGAGCACCTAAACCAAGATTTAATTCAACAATCTTTACAATTTATCAACTTGACTTTAGACATGGTCCAACCGACCGTTAAAAATATAAACTATGGAAACAACGCGAACAAACAGCCTGAACAAACAGCTCGACGCTCGGCGTTTGACTCGAAAGCTTAG
- the flgM gene encoding flagellar biosynthesis anti-sigma factor FlgM, with product MKIQGPNHSNFNPYQKQIQKQHEIKQEITKHDKVQISNQAKQLQENTKPDPARLEKLEALKKAVDAGTYQVDAKETAKKMLDFWSNKA from the coding sequence ATGAAAATACAAGGGCCGAATCATTCTAATTTCAATCCCTATCAAAAGCAAATCCAAAAACAACATGAAATCAAACAAGAAATAACAAAACACGATAAGGTACAAATATCCAATCAAGCTAAACAACTTCAAGAGAACACAAAACCAGATCCAGCACGCTTGGAAAAGCTAGAAGCGCTTAAAAAGGCAGTGGACGCTGGTACGTATCAAGTAGATGCGAAAGAGACAGCTAAGAAAATGCTAGATTTTTGGAGCAATAAAGCCTAA
- a CDS encoding TIGR03826 family flagellar region protein gives MAELINCPRCDKLFVKGFRDICPDCYKEEEKAFQTVYAYMKQRKNREATVLDIVEGTGVEEELILKFVKEKRLRTSLFPRLAYKCERCDREITEGNLCTNCSSELLGDLEQQEKIDAVTTRNKMSDKATYFTKK, from the coding sequence GTGGCAGAATTAATAAATTGCCCTAGGTGTGACAAATTATTCGTAAAAGGATTTCGGGATATTTGTCCAGATTGTTATAAAGAAGAAGAAAAAGCATTTCAAACCGTATATGCTTACATGAAGCAACGAAAGAATAGAGAAGCAACCGTTTTAGATATAGTTGAAGGTACAGGGGTCGAAGAAGAACTTATTTTGAAGTTTGTTAAAGAAAAACGACTTAGAACTTCTCTATTCCCTCGGCTTGCCTATAAATGTGAGCGATGTGATCGAGAAATTACAGAAGGAAACCTTTGCACGAATTGTTCTAGTGAATTACTAGGAGATCTTGAGCAACAGGAAAAGATTGATGCTGTGACTACACGAAACAAGATGAGTGATAAGGCGACTTATTTTACGAAAAAGTAA